Below is a window of Chloroflexota bacterium DNA.
GCGATCGCATCGTTCGATGCGGGAATCAGATCGGGGTTGACCTGCGTGAACGGTCCCGCGCGGTCTTCCGCCCGGAAGACATTGAAGCCCGCCGTATTGATCTCGCTCTTCGTCGTCCACTTGAGCACGACCGGCGCCAGCGGACGAGATGGCGCCGGCGTGGACTGCGCCGGAATACCCGCCATCACCGGCGCGGGCGGCGCGCCCGCCGCCGCGAGACCGTGCGCGGCCGCCGCCAGCACAAACAGCATGCAAAGCAGTGCGATCAATATCCGCTGCGTCGCAAGCATGAGTTCGCCTTCAGGCCCCCGGGTCCGTGTACGTGTAGCCGACGCCGACAACGGTCTTGATGCGGGACTGGGTTACGCCATCCAGGTCGATCTTCTGGCGCAGGCGGCGCACCAGGCCCTTGAGCAGTGTGCGGTCGCCGGTCGTTTCATCGTGGCCCCACACCTGATGCACCAGGTCGTCAACCGTAAGCACCTGGCCGCGATTCTCGATCAGAACGTGCAGCAGGCGGAACTCGAGCGGCGTCAGGCTGATGGCGCCGGCGCCGGACTGGCGCACTTCATGGCGCACTGGGTCCAGCGTCAGAGAACCACTCGTTAGGATGCCGCGCTGCGGCAGGCCGGCGCGCCGCAATTCCGCTTTGATGCGCGCGATCAACTGCTTGGGGCTGAACGGCTTGGACACGTAGTCGTCGGCGCCCGCTTCGAAGGCGCTGAGGATGTCCTCTTCCGCATTGCGCACCGTCAGCATGATGATCGGCACCGCCGAATGCGTGCGCAGGTTCCGGCACACCTGCAGCCCGTCGAGCTTCGGCATATTGTAGTCGAGAATGACGAGCGCGGGGTCAGACTCGCCAAACAGACGGAGCGCCTGCTCGCCGTCCTCCGCCTTGACGACGTCGAAACCGGCGCGCTGCAAGGCAAACGTCAAGATTTCACCCAGTTCGCGATCATCATCGGCAACGAGTATTTTCATCGCTTTGGTCGTACATAGGCAGAAGCGCCTACGCGCCTTCGCCGTCCATGCGGGCCACCGGCAGGGTAAACCAGAACGCCGTGCCGGACCCGTCGGTTTCCGTAATTCCCACTTGCCCGCCATGCAGGCGGATAATTTCGCTGACCATCGCCAGCCCCAGGCCAATGCCGGGCGGTTGATCCGGGCCGCCGGCGCCCAGCCGTGCAAAGCGCTGGAAGAGTTGCGCGCGCTGCTCGGGCGCAATGCCCGGGCCGCGATCGGCCACGGCCACGCGCACGTACTCGCCGGCCACCGACGCGCTCACGTCGACCGGTTCGCCGGTCGGCGCATATTTGTTGGCGTTCGACAGCAGGTTGACCAACACCTGCGTCACCCGGCGCGGGTCGGCCATCACCGCGGGCAAATCATCGGCCAGTGCGAGCCGCAGCGGCTGCCGGCGCTGGTCGAACAGCGGCTGGACCGATGCCTGTGCCTCGCCGACAATCGCGCGCAGATCCGACGGCACCGCCTGCACTTGAAACTGCCCGGCCTGCAAGCTGGCCGAGTCCAGAAGATTCTCGATCAGTTGCTGCAGGCGGATGACGGAGCGGCGCACGGAGGCCAGCAGGCCACGCTCGCCGGGCGGCAACGCGCCTTCGCTCGCTTCCAGCAACTCCAGCGACGCGCCCATCGCGGCCAGCGGCGTTTTGAACTCGTGCGGCACCATCGCCAGGAAATCGCGATAGCGGTTGCGCTCGAGCGCCAGGTCGGCATACATGCGCGCGAGCTGCAGGCGCATCGTTTCGAAGCTGCGCGCCAGCACGCCGATCTCATCGCGCCCGGCCACCGCGACCGGCTGGGAGAGATCGCCGGACGT
It encodes the following:
- a CDS encoding response regulator transcription factor; translation: MKILVADDDRELGEILTFALQRAGFDVVKAEDGEQALRLFGESDPALVILDYNMPKLDGLQVCRNLRTHSAVPIIMLTVRNAEEDILSAFEAGADDYVSKPFSPKQLIARIKAELRRAGLPQRGILTSGSLTLDPVRHEVRQSGAGAISLTPLEFRLLHVLIENRGQVLTVDDLVHQVWGHDETTGDRTLLKGLVRRLRQKIDLDGVTQSRIKTVVGVGYTYTDPGA